In bacterium, one DNA window encodes the following:
- the recO gene encoding DNA repair protein RecO: protein MAPIKTEAFVLKKHNFRETSVILSLYTEKAGKIKGVLKGVRVEKSKVPPLTFTPGAYICTTVYLKKHSELNLISSPFLLQYYENICKKNLYVWHLILNLVDLFTPEKDVDKEMFTLLKDTGDAFKESSNPEVIFITFKLKFIKILGYGIELSKCVVCRKQNPVYLFSGKLGGLICNVCKHRDPQRVNISKKIIHIMQQMEKMDMKRCFVIKRIPFDILQKINFYANITLNYHSEIDKIWWTNEKNIL, encoded by the coding sequence ATGGCACCAATAAAAACAGAGGCATTTGTTCTAAAGAAACATAACTTTAGAGAGACAAGTGTAATTCTCTCTCTTTATACAGAAAAGGCAGGAAAAATTAAAGGGGTATTGAAAGGTGTAAGAGTGGAAAAAAGTAAAGTTCCACCATTAACCTTCACACCTGGCGCCTATATCTGCACGACTGTTTATTTAAAAAAGCACTCTGAATTAAACCTGATAAGTAGCCCTTTTCTATTACAATATTACGAAAACATATGTAAGAAAAATCTGTATGTCTGGCACCTTATACTTAACCTCGTAGACCTATTTACTCCTGAAAAAGATGTAGATAAGGAGATGTTTACCCTCCTGAAAGATACAGGTGATGCCTTTAAAGAATCTTCAAATCCCGAAGTGATTTTTATCACATTCAAACTTAAATTTATAAAAATACTCGGATATGGTATAGAACTTTCAAAATGTGTTGTCTGTAGAAAGCAAAATCCTGTGTACCTATTCAGTGGTAAACTCGGTGGACTTATATGTAATGTTTGTAAACACCGAGACCCACAGAGGGTGAATATATCAAAAAAGATTATTCATATAATGCAACAAATGGAAAAAATGGATATGAAAAGATGTTTTGTTATAAAACGTATTCCCTTTGATATATTACAAAAAATAAACTTTTATGCAAACATAACATTGAATTATCACTCAGAGATTGATAAAATATGGTGGACAAATGAGAAAAATATCTTATAA
- a CDS encoding fumarate hydratase: MRKISYKKIIDGVIELVINTSRNIPDEVKRYIKKAYLSESGYGKKYLEIILKNFAIAEKEKLPICQDTGLAVFFVELGPDIVIDTGRYKTLEDIINEGLQTGSKKGYLRNSVVSAIDRKNTGTNSPGIIHIIPASKGIFRIHLLSKGFGSENTSKIAMLSPTGGKEMIENFIVETVKQAGSLPCPPLFVGVGIGGSFEKAAVLSKLALCNIGKESKHRRWEKKILSMINMLNIGPAGLGGKNTALDVRVEETPTHIAGLPVAVNISCWAHRYGWIEL, encoded by the coding sequence ATGAGAAAAATATCTTATAAAAAAATAATTGATGGAGTAATTGAACTTGTAATAAATACAAGCAGAAATATACCTGATGAAGTGAAGAGATATATAAAAAAAGCATATCTATCAGAATCAGGTTATGGGAAAAAATATCTTGAAATAATTCTAAAAAATTTCGCTATAGCAGAAAAAGAAAAATTACCGATATGTCAGGATACAGGACTTGCTGTATTCTTTGTAGAGTTAGGTCCGGATATTGTAATTGATACAGGAAGATATAAAACACTTGAAGATATTATAAATGAGGGGTTGCAAACTGGAAGTAAAAAGGGATATCTAAGAAATTCTGTTGTGTCTGCAATAGATAGGAAAAATACAGGGACAAACAGTCCGGGTATTATACATATAATCCCTGCAAGTAAAGGGATTTTCAGAATACATCTACTGTCAAAAGGATTTGGTTCTGAAAATACTTCAAAGATTGCTATGTTAAGCCCCACTGGGGGGAAAGAAATGATAGAGAACTTTATAGTTGAAACGGTAAAACAGGCAGGTTCATTACCCTGTCCACCTCTGTTTGTTGGTGTTGGTATCGGTGGTTCTTTTGAGAAAGCGGCAGTTTTATCAAAGTTAGCACTGTGTAATATAGGAAAGGAGTCAAAACATAGAAGATGGGAAAAGAAAATCCTTTCAATGATAAATATGTTAAATATAGGACCTGCTGGTTTGGGTGGGAAAAACACTGCACTGGATGTAAGGGTAGAGGAAACTCCTACACATATAGCAGGACTGCCTGTTGCTGTAAATATATCCTGCTGGGCACACAGGTATGGATGGATAGAGTTATGA
- a CDS encoding FumA C-terminus/TtdB family hydratase beta subunit: MKKIYFPLKTVKEIEVLKVGEEVEIYGIIYVARDAAHKKLISDINKQETLPFQLKNNLIYYMGPTPAPEGKIIGSCGPTTSKRMDTYTSLLLQKGLKATIGKGERSEDIVSACKKYKAVYFITYGGCGAYLSKFIKKSECIAYKELGPEAIYKLEVEKFPAIVAIDTEGNSIYNKRV, translated from the coding sequence ATGAAGAAAATATACTTTCCATTAAAAACAGTAAAAGAAATTGAGGTACTGAAAGTAGGTGAAGAGGTTGAGATATATGGAATTATTTACGTGGCGAGAGATGCCGCACATAAAAAACTCATTTCTGACATTAATAAGCAAGAAACCTTACCCTTTCAATTAAAAAATAATCTTATCTACTATATGGGACCCACACCTGCACCTGAAGGGAAAATCATTGGTTCCTGTGGTCCTACAACAAGTAAGAGAATGGATACTTATACCTCTCTCCTTTTACAGAAAGGACTTAAAGCAACTATTGGTAAAGGTGAAAGGAGTGAAGATATTGTTTCTGCCTGTAAAAAATATAAAGCAGTATATTTCATCACTTATGGTGGTTGTGGAGCATATTTAAGTAAATTTATCAAAAAATCTGAATGTATTGCCTATAAAGAACTTGGACCTGAAGCAATATATAAACTTGAGGTAGAAAAATTTCCTGCTATTGTTGCTATTGATACAGAAGGCAATAGTATTTATAATAAAAGGGTGTAA